The Gottschalkia purinilytica genome includes a region encoding these proteins:
- the thrB gene encoding homoserine kinase translates to MIEIMIPATSANIGPGFDCLGIALNIYNKFYIEEIEEGLIIEGCEEKYAGEENLVYTSMQKCFEKTGYKPKGIKITMDTQVPVSRGLGSSSTCILGGIIGANELSGGILKDHEILELATEIEGHPDNVAPALFGGLVVSIYEDNQVFYSKMKLASGIKFYALIPDFKLSTKVSRSVLPTVVPHGDAVFNVGRVALMMGALVNGEFDLLKVASKDKLHQQYRGSLIDGYDIILDGCEKLGCKGVFLSGSGPTILVAVDEKDVSQKREIQKLLDSTGNKWDIKELNIDDRGYVVNKL, encoded by the coding sequence ATGATAGAAATAATGATACCTGCTACAAGTGCTAATATAGGACCTGGGTTTGATTGTCTTGGTATTGCTTTGAACATATATAATAAGTTTTATATAGAAGAAATAGAAGAAGGATTAATAATAGAAGGATGCGAAGAAAAATATGCAGGTGAAGAGAATCTAGTATATACTTCAATGCAGAAATGCTTTGAAAAAACAGGATATAAACCTAAAGGCATAAAAATAACTATGGATACTCAAGTGCCTGTTTCAAGAGGACTAGGAAGTAGTTCTACTTGTATACTAGGTGGAATAATAGGAGCAAATGAACTTTCAGGTGGAATATTAAAAGATCATGAAATACTTGAACTAGCTACTGAGATAGAAGGACATCCTGATAATGTAGCTCCAGCGTTATTTGGTGGACTAGTAGTTTCTATATATGAGGACAATCAAGTATTTTATAGTAAAATGAAACTAGCAAGTGGTATTAAATTCTATGCCTTAATACCTGACTTTAAGCTTTCAACTAAAGTGTCAAGATCTGTACTTCCTACAGTAGTTCCTCATGGAGATGCCGTATTTAATGTAGGGAGAGTAGCTCTTATGATGGGTGCACTTGTTAATGGAGAATTTGACTTACTTAAAGTTGCAAGTAAAGATAAATTACATCAACAATATAGAGGGTCATTAATAGATGGATATGATATAATACTAGATGGGTGTGAAAAGCTAGGATGTAAAGGCGTATTTTTAAGTGGTTCAGGTCCTACTATATTAGTAGCAGTAGATGAAAAAGATGTTTCACAAAAAAGAGAAATACAAAAATTATTAGATTCTACAGGAAACAAGTGGGATATAAAAGAATTAAATATTGATGATAGAGGTTATGTAGTTAATAAATTATAA
- the thrC gene encoding threonine synthase — protein MSLYYRSTRGDKKIVSSLEAIVKGIADDGGLYVPSHFPNIDKTLSELLEMSYNDLAFYIINKFFPEFDKEELLECVNGAYDDKFDTQLIAPVESKGDTHFLELYHGPTLAFKDMALSILPYLLKTSMKKLNHSKEVVILTATSGDTGKAALEGFKDVEGTKIIVFYPEKGVSEVQKRQMITQEGSNTYVVGIKGNFDDAQNGVKEAFNNIDFNKELENKGFDLSSANSINIGRLVPQVVYYFYGYLNLVKKSAIKKGEKINVVVPTGNFGNILAAYYAKKMGLPINKFICASNENNVLCDFINTGKYDRKRELKLTVSPSMDILISSNLERFLYEISNNNDGIVKEMMNRLTEEGIYTISEEMREKLSDFYGNFATEEETYEAIKKVYEDTKYIIDTHTAVAYSVYEKYVKEIGDKTQTLIASTASPFKFTRSVCDALGLETDDYNDFQLIYKLSEKGNLNIPLPIKGLENKEILHDRVCDKDEIKESIKNLLGI, from the coding sequence ATGAGTTTATACTATAGAAGTACAAGAGGAGATAAGAAAATAGTTTCTAGTTTAGAAGCTATAGTAAAGGGGATAGCAGATGATGGAGGGTTATATGTACCTTCTCATTTTCCTAATATAGATAAAACATTGTCAGAACTTTTAGAGATGAGCTATAATGATTTAGCTTTTTATATAATAAATAAATTTTTTCCAGAGTTTGATAAAGAAGAGCTTTTGGAATGTGTAAACGGAGCCTATGATGATAAATTTGATACACAACTTATAGCTCCAGTAGAAAGTAAAGGTGACACTCATTTTCTAGAACTTTATCATGGACCTACTTTGGCTTTTAAAGATATGGCATTATCAATACTTCCTTATCTATTAAAAACTTCAATGAAAAAGTTAAATCATTCAAAAGAAGTTGTTATATTAACAGCAACTTCTGGAGATACAGGAAAAGCTGCATTAGAAGGATTTAAAGATGTTGAAGGAACAAAGATAATAGTGTTCTATCCAGAAAAGGGTGTAAGTGAAGTACAAAAAAGACAAATGATAACTCAAGAAGGAAGTAATACGTATGTTGTAGGTATAAAAGGAAACTTTGATGATGCTCAAAATGGAGTGAAAGAAGCATTTAACAATATAGATTTTAATAAAGAGCTAGAAAATAAAGGGTTTGATCTTTCATCAGCTAATTCAATAAATATAGGAAGATTAGTGCCTCAAGTTGTTTATTATTTCTATGGATATCTAAATTTAGTTAAAAAATCAGCAATAAAAAAAGGAGAAAAAATAAATGTAGTTGTTCCAACTGGAAACTTCGGAAATATATTAGCAGCATATTATGCTAAAAAAATGGGATTACCTATAAATAAATTTATATGTGCTTCTAATGAAAATAACGTACTTTGTGACTTTATAAATACAGGAAAATACGATAGGAAAAGAGAACTTAAACTTACTGTATCCCCTTCAATGGATATATTAATTTCAAGTAATCTTGAAAGATTTTTATATGAAATAAGTAATAACAATGATGGAATAGTAAAAGAAATGATGAATAGATTAACTGAAGAAGGAATTTATACTATTTCTGAAGAAATGAGAGAAAAGCTATCTGATTTTTATGGTAACTTTGCAACTGAAGAAGAAACTTATGAAGCAATTAAGAAAGTATATGAAGATACTAAATATATCATTGATACTCATACAGCAGTTGCATATTCTGTATATGAAAAATATGTTAAAGAAATAGGAGATAAGACTCAAACTTTAATAGCATCTACAGCTAGTCCGTTTAAGTTTACAAGAAGTGTTTGTGATGCGTTAGGACTAGAAACTGATGATTATAATGATTTTCAACTTATTTATAAATTATCTGAAAAAGGTAACTTAAATATTCCTCTACCAATAAAAGGGTTAGAAAATAAAGAAATATTACACGACAGAGTTTGTGATAAAGATGAAATAAAAGAAAGTATAAAAAATTTATTAGGAATATAG
- a CDS encoding ACT domain-containing protein: protein MDSKYLVIDKNILPDVFEKVIIAKELLRTGQIKEITEAVKNVGISRSTFYKYKDHVFTLEERSGGKKVTLSFLLSHLQGVLSNVLQLISNNGGNVLTINQDIPINGIANVSITFEEDNLKKSIEELIDEIKDTEGVKKLVLVSME, encoded by the coding sequence ATGGATAGTAAGTACTTGGTTATAGATAAAAACATACTGCCAGATGTATTTGAAAAGGTTATAATTGCTAAGGAGCTATTAAGAACAGGGCAAATTAAAGAAATAACTGAGGCTGTAAAAAACGTAGGAATAAGTAGAAGTACATTTTATAAGTATAAGGATCATGTATTTACTTTAGAAGAGAGATCAGGTGGAAAAAAGGTTACATTGTCTTTCTTGTTAAGTCATTTACAAGGGGTACTATCAAATGTACTACAATTAATATCTAATAATGGTGGAAATGTGCTTACTATTAATCAAGATATACCTATAAACGGTATTGCAAATGTTAGTATTACATTTGAAGAAGATAATTTAAAAAAGAGTATAGAAGAACTTATAGATGAAATAAAAGATACTGAAGGTGTGAAGAAGCTAGTATTGGTATCTATGGAATAA